The following proteins are encoded in a genomic region of Haloarcula marina:
- a CDS encoding fumarylacetoacetate hydrolase family protein, which produces MKRVRFRDSAGNVRGGRWTVEDGEPVVTAAAGPYGRIAFGDETYSPDEVDILPPCEPTKIVCVGRNYADHAAEMDSDLPDRPMLFLKAPNSVASHGNTLTLPSGKERIDFEAELGVVIGEQCKNVSEKGAMDVVAGYTCLNDISNRDDQNKEQNWVRGKAFDNSCPIGPLVATPEHVPEDATIESRVNGEVRQSSSRDHLIFSVEELIAEITEYMTLEPGDVIATGTPEGVGPLEDGDEVEIEIEGLGTLKHSVKIP; this is translated from the coding sequence ATGAAGCGAGTCCGATTCCGCGATTCTGCGGGGAACGTCCGCGGCGGTCGGTGGACCGTCGAAGACGGTGAACCGGTCGTCACGGCCGCGGCGGGTCCTTACGGCCGTATCGCCTTCGGCGACGAGACGTACTCTCCCGACGAGGTGGACATTCTGCCGCCGTGTGAACCGACGAAAATCGTCTGCGTGGGGCGCAACTACGCCGACCACGCGGCCGAGATGGACTCGGACCTCCCGGACCGGCCGATGCTGTTCCTCAAAGCGCCGAATTCGGTGGCCTCCCACGGGAACACCCTCACGCTCCCCTCGGGGAAAGAGCGCATCGACTTCGAGGCCGAACTCGGCGTCGTCATCGGTGAGCAGTGCAAGAACGTCAGCGAGAAGGGCGCGATGGACGTTGTGGCGGGCTACACTTGCCTCAACGACATCTCGAACCGCGACGACCAGAACAAGGAACAGAACTGGGTCCGCGGCAAGGCGTTCGACAACTCCTGTCCCATCGGCCCCCTCGTGGCGACGCCCGAACACGTTCCCGAGGACGCCACCATCGAGAGTCGTGTCAACGGCGAAGTGCGACAGTCTTCTTCCCGCGACCACCTCATCTTCTCCGTCGAAGAACTCATCGCGGAGATTACGGAGTACATGACCCTGGAACCCGGCGACGTCATCGCCACCGGCACCCCAGAGGGCGTCGGCCCTCTCGAAGACGGCGACGAAGTGGAGATAGAGATAGAGGGTCTCGGCACGCTCAAACACTCCGTCAAGATTCCCTGA
- a CDS encoding NAD(P)-binding domain-containing protein has protein sequence MNVLVVGAGSMGRWFARTLRAHTDATLAFADVDSDAAAEAADAVDGRAVPTDTDERFDVVCLAVPMPVAEAAIESYADRATGALVDVSGSMTDPLAAMEAAAPELQRASLHPLFAPENAPGNLPVVTAAGGDLLDTVMGALSAAGNDTFETTAAEHDEAMETVQAGAHAAVLAYATAFEGVPDRFQTPVSAVLGDLAEQVASGDAHVYADIQETFDGADRVADAAQRIADADREAFTELYEDLR, from the coding sequence ATGAACGTTCTCGTCGTCGGTGCCGGGTCGATGGGGCGCTGGTTCGCACGGACGCTCCGCGCCCACACCGACGCGACACTCGCTTTCGCCGATGTCGACAGCGACGCCGCCGCCGAAGCGGCCGACGCCGTCGACGGCCGTGCCGTTCCGACAGACACTGACGAGCGCTTCGACGTGGTCTGTCTCGCGGTTCCGATGCCCGTCGCCGAGGCGGCTATCGAGTCGTACGCCGACCGCGCGACGGGTGCCCTCGTCGATGTCAGCGGGAGCATGACCGACCCGCTGGCCGCGATGGAAGCGGCCGCCCCGGAACTCCAACGAGCGAGTCTCCACCCGCTGTTCGCCCCGGAGAACGCGCCCGGTAACCTCCCGGTCGTGACCGCCGCCGGTGGCGACCTCCTCGACACCGTCATGGGGGCGCTCTCCGCCGCCGGAAACGACACCTTCGAAACGACCGCCGCCGAACACGACGAGGCGATGGAGACGGTCCAAGCGGGCGCACACGCGGCCGTCCTCGCCTACGCTACGGCCTTCGAGGGCGTCCCCGACCGGTTCCAGACGCCCGTCTCTGCGGTCCTCGGGGACCTGGCCGAACAGGTCGCCTCGGGGGACGCCCACGTCTACGCCGACATTCAGGAGACGTTCGACGGGGCCGACCGGGTCGCCGACGCCGCCCAGCGAATCGCCGACGCCGACCGCGAGGCCTTCACCGAACTATACGAGGACCTCCGATGA